From a region of the Candidatus Jettenia caeni genome:
- a CDS encoding transposase, which translates to MTPLINELAHDAYRLPFQDRFHDLDMTLVAVDGTLIKALPKMLWALWMDEDRRAAKMHLEFDILKGIPLEARVTDANTSEIAQLESLLSPGKLYCLDAGYRKYHFLNTILQQSSSFIVRLHNNASYELIQERALSETDRKAGIEFDRVVWLGSTSTHNKLSRPVRIIQLRYHDERTPSGLPRTTRPSSKKTCRTPSVRKTLLIVTDRMDLPAELIMLMYRYRWQIELFFRWFKCVLGCKHLLAHSENGVTLQVYCALIASLLIRLWTGRKPTKRTFEMICLYFQGWATLEELIEHIEQLKSKEQKQP; encoded by the coding sequence TTGACTCCCCTCATCAATGAACTCGCACATGATGCGTACCGCCTTCCCTTTCAAGATCGTTTTCATGACCTTGACATGACGCTCGTCGCTGTTGATGGCACGCTGATAAAAGCACTTCCCAAGATGCTCTGGGCATTGTGGATGGACGAAGACCGCCGTGCTGCGAAGATGCATCTGGAATTCGACATCCTCAAAGGTATTCCTCTCGAAGCTCGCGTTACCGATGCCAATACGAGCGAAATCGCTCAGCTTGAGTCCCTGTTATCGCCGGGCAAACTGTACTGCCTGGATGCCGGATACAGAAAGTATCATTTCCTGAACACGATTCTCCAACAGTCCAGTTCCTTTATTGTGCGACTCCATAATAATGCCTCCTATGAGCTTATCCAGGAACGTGCCCTGAGTGAAACTGACCGCAAAGCCGGAATTGAATTTGACAGGGTCGTTTGGCTGGGAAGTACAAGCACGCACAATAAACTCTCAAGACCTGTCAGAATTATACAGCTTCGCTATCATGATGAACGGACACCTTCAGGTCTCCCACGTACCACTCGTCCCTCCAGCAAGAAAACATGCAGGACTCCATCCGTTAGAAAAACCTTGCTTATCGTTACTGACCGTATGGATTTACCGGCAGAACTTATCATGCTCATGTATCGGTATCGCTGGCAGATCGAGCTCTTCTTCCGATGGTTTAAATGCGTTTTAGGATGTAAACATCTCCTGGCACACTCAGAAAATGGGGTTACCCTTCAAGTCTATTGTGCTTTGATTGCCAGTCTGCTGATCCGATTATGGACAGGCCGCAAGCCGACCAAACGCACCTTCGAAATGATATGTCTGTACTTTCAGGGTTGGGCTACCCTGGAGGAACTCATAGAACATATCGAACAACTGAAATCCAAAGAACAAAAACAACCATAG
- a CDS encoding putative transposase: MDVIDPKEIPFIEEEIIKVLLDKQQINLDTLLCDTSNFFTYIDSGNRQCDVARRGYNKQKRMDLKQFGLFLLVSRQDQIPLFHKIYQGNLSDRTIFQEQFRDMVNRFKAISGSLEDITLVFDQGNNSKKILQEVNSTVSFVGSVSPYHQRSLIEEANRSMSKIQVKDRSVDCCRIRTNLWQMDLTVVVYISEKLRQGQLRGVEQSIKKLFEKLKGIQEKIKAPTQRGKKRDREELEARITALIASSVPEGLIDWRIEDGKRDAFELDFWIEQERFEYLKEHWFGRRIVITNRHKWDTEEIILAYWGQHKVEYVFKNLKNPFHLAVRPQYHWTDQKIEVHGFIWVLAFLLGMIAYKRAKEKARFQGSISTLLEKLSSIRLATFIEGPSEKSKGKYKTTQHLEEMDEDLLALVNALGISHALEKSSIPFSVYN, translated from the coding sequence ATGGACGTCATTGACCCAAAAGAAATACCTTTCATCGAAGAAGAGATAATCAAAGTGCTCCTTGATAAACAGCAAATAAATCTTGATACCTTGCTGTGTGATACGAGTAATTTTTTTACCTACATTGATTCTGGCAACAGGCAGTGCGATGTTGCCCGGAGGGGATATAATAAACAAAAGAGAATGGACTTGAAGCAGTTTGGATTATTTCTTTTAGTTTCCCGTCAGGATCAAATTCCCCTTTTTCATAAGATATATCAGGGAAATCTTTCAGATAGAACGATTTTTCAAGAGCAATTCAGAGATATGGTAAATCGATTTAAAGCCATTTCCGGCTCATTAGAGGACATAACCCTGGTATTTGACCAGGGAAATAACTCCAAGAAGATATTACAAGAGGTAAACAGCACAGTGAGTTTTGTCGGCTCTGTATCACCCTATCACCAGAGGTCTCTTATAGAAGAGGCCAATAGATCGATGAGCAAAATACAGGTAAAGGATCGTAGTGTTGATTGTTGTCGGATAAGAACCAACCTTTGGCAGATGGATCTTACGGTAGTGGTATATATTTCCGAGAAACTTCGGCAGGGACAACTCAGAGGAGTTGAGCAAAGCATAAAGAAACTCTTTGAAAAACTCAAGGGTATTCAGGAAAAAATCAAGGCACCGACTCAAAGAGGTAAAAAGAGAGACCGTGAGGAGTTAGAAGCGAGAATAACAGCACTCATTGCTTCTTCCGTACCGGAGGGTCTTATTGACTGGCGTATTGAAGATGGGAAAAGAGATGCATTTGAACTGGACTTTTGGATAGAGCAAGAGCGGTTTGAGTATTTGAAAGAACATTGGTTTGGGCGTCGTATAGTAATCACCAACCGTCATAAATGGGATACAGAGGAGATTATCCTGGCTTATTGGGGACAACATAAGGTGGAATATGTTTTTAAAAATCTTAAAAATCCCTTTCACTTGGCAGTGCGGCCGCAGTATCACTGGACAGACCAGAAGATTGAAGTTCATGGATTTATTTGGGTGCTTGCATTTCTTCTGGGCATGATTGCTTATAAAAGAGCCAAAGAAAAAGCACGTTTCCAGGGATCAATCTCTACACTCCTGGAGAAACTCTCATCGATAAGGCTTGCAACATTCATTGAAGGCCCTTCAGAGAAATCGAAAGGGAAATATAAGACAACTCAACATCTTGAAGAAATGGATGAAGACCTTTTAGCTCTTGTAAACGCTCTAGGAATATCTCATGCACTAGAAAAGTCTTCAATCCCTTTCAGTGTATACAACTAA